Genomic segment of Mercurialis annua linkage group LG6, ddMerAnnu1.2, whole genome shotgun sequence:
gaagtattattttttacaaaCAGGTTACCATATTGATAATGTGTACAAGaaaaatatgtataataatataacttttttgtaaaaaaacaaatataacagtTCGGTAACCGTTTCGTAAAACAACAATAGTTCAgtgattattttttaactttttatagttGGATAACCGTTTTGTAAAAATACTATAGTTCGATAactattttgtaactttttgtaATTCGGTAATCGTTTTGTGAAAACACTATAACTCAGtgacttaaaaaatatttaacccgttgtttctgATTTCCTTTTGGTGCGATAATATTTGATTTCTATGTCTTTTTTTTTCCCACTGGTTGATTTCTATGTCTTcatttagtaaaaaataaagaactagTTTAACTGCTATTGATTTTGAATAATGAACTAAACTTAATTAATGACATCTTATTTTATTATCCCTCTCCTCAACACACCattaattatttacaaattGAACCGCTTTGCTGCGATAATATTTGATTTCTATGTCTTCGATcatttagtaaaaaataaagaactagTTTAACTGCTATTGATTTTGAATATTGGACTAAACTTAATTaatgctgctgctgctgctgctgctactGCTACTACTACTACGTACTGCTACTAATTTGACAtttcttatttctcttttaTTCTTTTGACTACTGCAATCAAGACAAATATTGTGTTAGATGAGAAGGAGCAAGACAAATATTGTGTTAGATGAGCAGGAACTGCAATCAAGATATGAGATTTAAGCCCTAAAGTGAATTGGGTTGACGCACGTGATTTATTTTAACAATGGTTGAATGTTTTATTTAGTGCTCTATTTGAGTGtctatatttcttttattttaaaaaaattcagctTTTGTGAACATGAACATGATTTGTTAGCCAATGTGGGCCTAGTTTGAATGACTAAGGCACCTCTAAGTGCATCAAGAGGTTGTGAAttcgaaccacgcctcggtaattaacaactaacaaatgagactcgaaagagtcgattcccatctttgacaaaaaaaaaacaaaaaaaaaacatgatttgttattatttataatttatttaaataaaatatataaactcaattattttaaatttgaatttaaatatatcttttttttattaatttacaatGATCTATTTTATCCGAATAATTCAACATGCGTCCAATTTCTTCATAATATTTTCTTtaactgaaattttttattttcaagttCACTTATTAATAATTGGTATCTATTCAAGCGATAAAAAGAGGATagatgtatatttttaaaaataagactgagtattttaatcataactAGCTTTTCCGACGTggtatttaattgatttatacgTCCATGGAAAGGTAACTGGAATACATACAACTTTCATGCAAATGTCCGATCCGGATTCAACTTAAAAAAGGGACAAAAGTGCCCTTGAAACTGCTGCATGTGTTCAGTTTTATGAAATCTGCATGTACCCAGTCCGAGTATTTAATTCAGAAATTGTTTTTCCGACGTTGGATTTCGTCGATTCAAACGTCCCTGGAAAGATAAttcgaatacctacaactttcatgaagacatATGCTCCGTATTCGTCCTCTAAAATGGACTCCCTTGAAGCTGCTGCATGTGTGGAGCATGgtaaaatctatatatatatatatatatatatatatatatatatatatatatatatatatatatatatatatatatatatatatatatatatatagattaagTATCTTTTCATAACTCGTTTTTCTGAAATCGGGTTTCATTAATTCAAACGTCCATGGGAAgctaactcgaatacctacaactttcatgaagaaagCGTATCATATTCATCtcctaaaaagaagaaaatcatTCTTAAAACTTTTGTATGCACATAAACATTATAATTTTTCaccaaatcatatatatatagactTTGATATCAATATATAGATacagatatagatatagatattgAGATATAGACATGGATATAATCGTTAGCTATTCAAGCGAAATAAAGGAGAAAATAGTATACATTTAAAAACCAGTATGCGTATTCCTTTCATAACTCGCTTTTCCGACGTTGGATTTCATTAATTTAAACGTCCATGGAAAGGTAACTCAAATACTTACAATTTTCATGAAGACGTCTGATCCGTATTCAACCTGGAAAAGGGACAAAAGTGCCCTTGGATCTGCTGCATGTGTGCAGCTTTTTGAAATCTGCATGTACCCGTTCCGCGTATTTCTGTCATAACTCATTTCCCCGACGTTGGGTTTCATGATTCAAACATCCCTGGAaaaggtaactcgaatacctacagaCGTCCGGCCTGCATGCGTCCTCTAAAAGGGACGAAATATTCTTTCAAGCTGCTGCATGTGTAGAGACATAATTAAATCTATGCACTAACGCTAGAACTATCCCGtagattaaaattttacacATGCCTATATCCGTATAGATCCATCtctttttacaaaagttagaaGAATTTTCAAAATACATCCCGGCTATTTATATCATAACGTTTTTCCCCGACCTCTGATTTAACTTATTAATAATCGGTAGCTATTTAAACGTTAGAAAGGGGATAGAAGTATATTTTCGAAAACCAACCTGAGTATTTTTATCATAACTCGCTTTTCCAACGTCAGTTGTGACTGATTCAGATGTCCATGGAAAGGTAGTTCGAATaactacaactttcatgaagacaaCTTTCATGCATGTGTATATCACAGTGAAATCCATATATATTCAGATTGTGTATTTATGTCATAACTCGTTCTCCTGACGTCGGATTTGATTGATACAAACGTCCTTAAaaaggtaactcgaatacctacaacttgCATGAAAACGTACAGTCCGGAATCGTCCTTTAAAAGGGACGAAATCTCCGTTCAAGCTGCTGCATGTGTGGATACATGGTCAAACCTACGCACTATCACTAGGATTGTCCTCCATTGCCCCTCTTTCCTGTAAAGTAGTCACTACCTGAGCCACAAAAGACGCTTTTTTCCCAATAGCTAAAAACAATTTTTACCTAAAATATATGATCCTTTTTAAGTGGGTCTTACCAGgataaaatccaatttttttcacCTTTActtctaaataaaattttcaaaaaaaattttcCAGATATAATTTGCGTCTTTTAGCTAGAAATTTTTCCATATTCCATGAAAGAGCCGAATGAAACCAAAGTTTATGTAGATTAAAATTAACGCATGTCTATATCCATATATATACAGTTgttcttaaaaaaatagaaatatctTCCAAAACCATACTGGCTATTTATGCCATAACATTTTTTCCTGACATCCGATTTAACTAATTCGAACGCCCTAAAAAGCTAACTCGAAACCTACATTTTTTTGTGAAGACATCAAATTCAGATTCATCCTCAAATAAGGACGAAATGGCCCCTGAAACTGCTGCATGTGTAGAGGCATGATGACTCTTCACCAAATAACATATATTTGTGATAAAGATGTTTATAACTCCTCACCAATTGCATTCTAAACTCAATATAGAGGAAAATTTATATGCTTAATTTGACTTCTTATCCCTTGACTAAACATTATGGACATGGATatggtttattattatttatatttatttaagtaaaatacatatgttcaattattttaagtttgaaTTCAAATatacctttttttattaatttataataatatattttatctgAGTAATTCAACACGCTTCCAATTTTtccattataaatgtttttaatttaattaatttgatatatgtTTCTGAAAACAACAAATATGTTATATAAATACATAATAAAAGAGAGCAAGTGTGCATAGAGTAAATTTATTCCTTTTTTTGTTGGTCCGATAGTATTTTTCTGTGACCTACaagcacatatttaattataaattgatgatattacattttttaatttacttatattagatttaaataaaataaaaaattaattaaaaaattaattaattatattatatttcaaaattaaaatttatttgatacaCTTTAtgccttatttattttattatatttatatatatatttaatttttcatattcaataattgaatattaaaaaaaaaagaggtgaTTACTTAGAACCCCTTGAAATTTGACATATTACTCTAATGAAATCCTGAGattttaaaatacattaaaacaACCTTTTATTTTTGCTCTGTTACACAAAACAACCTTCTGTTTGTTTCTCAAGTATATATTATAAGTCAAAGGTTTTAAAGTTAGTCaaactattaataaaatataaaacccAAAACTAACCTCATATCTAATGTAATATAAAGGCtttattacttaaaaaaacaccaacttataacatttattcgtttataccttgacataagaaaaaatttatttgtaccttttttttgatttttcattttcgtctctacctaaaaagttaatttgacctcttttcattcgaaaaaatattcaaaatgatcctttatatttagcttatattctagctaaacattaatattattatttatgtataatgtttccattttttaattaatttaattgtcaaaaatttaaattttagggtagagatgaaaacgaaaaatcaaaaaaagagtacaattttcTACgtgtataaacgaaaaaatattctaaggtggatttttttaagtaattagacctaaTATAAACTACTATAAAGCAATGATAACTGTTTTAATCTATTAATTCCTTTTCTTtagactagtttcgcattacgtgctatgcacgtggctcgtaacataactcgttaatgaacatattaataaaaatttattataattatatcaattttctatttataatgagaatttttgtaaaagtaaatataatatattcggttatttttttttcatactgaatttattcttcttttggttttataataaccataattatataattaacttaattttattaataatatatttaataagatagaaatttaaataataatatattgaccaaatacaatattttaattttgtagttcaatcaaattaaaagatatgtattattcctactaatttggagacaatttagttatttttaatatgtttttgatacatttttaatatgtttttgatacatttttaatattcctacaatattttttacatattaaaaactgtttgaaaatgttttttagagaaaataaattaatagctTACAGTGTTCTTTCATTTTGGAAAAAGTTAtgatcattaaaaaataataaacaaaataaagctGTAAAATAATTCGATTAATAATTTCTTATCGATTCTTTGTAAATTTTGCAGTTTTTAAAGAAGTTTGGATCTAAATTTGAATAATTTGTttacaatttgataaaaatacaataattcGAACAGATCTgaaagaatatttaaaaaacaatttctgGAATTATTTAAGAATTAAGATCTTGAAAGGAAATAATGAGCTGGAGTTTTTTTTTAGAAGAAGATGTTTGTTATAGAAGAAAACATGTAGGATAAAGTGTAGGTATAAAACAAAATGTACAGCAGTAAAAAAGTAATTCAATAACACATTAGggtacaaaaataaaatcaacaaataaggTTTATGAAATGCTAATATTTTTCCTAACTAGATAGTCTCCTAATTTTCCCATTTGTTTCTCTACTTTTTGTTCATGGTCCACCATTTAACATTTGACTAGGATCCATGTGTTGCACACGTGGCTATACAAATTAATGGATTACTTATTTATACTCTCTTTAAAGTCAGATTAATACACTTGCCAGATTTCGTTCAAATAAGGGGTACAAATTGGATTTTGCTAATTATAAGAATCCAAATGTGAACAACTTTGGCGTAAGGGCCTCtcaaacaaaaatgataaaataaatggGTCTCTTATGAGTTTTGCcattaaattaagaaaagtaCTATTCATATTAAGCTAATattaacttctataactattatTAGTGACTACTTCATGCAAAATACACgtaatcatcaataaaatgaataaattaattattaccaTTCACTAATTAAAGTCAATAATATATTTGAGTAAAGCAATAATTTACCTATAAATAAAAACCTCATAAGATaatcttataaaattaaaaataaagtaattatgAAATCTTTCAAGAGAGAATATGTCGTGCTATTGATGTTCGTGTTGCTAGTATCATCAAGCGACTCGTTATTTGGTCCGGATAGGGTTACGGTGAGAATATATACCGGTGCAAAAAGTAAAGTTCATCTTCTTAACCTTCATTGCAGATCAGGAGATAATGATTTTGGTAATAAAGCGTTAAAACCTAAAGAATTTTTTGAGTTCAGCTTTAAACCCAACGTTTTTGGAAGGACTGCATTTTACTGTGACTTTCAATTTGACAACTTTCATATATCTAAAGTAGATGTTTATGGCGGTAAAAGAGATCTCCATTGCACGGCATGTTATTGGCAGTTTCAAGAAAAAGGTCTTTGTTTCAACCATAAACCTAGCGGCGGTAACTTTACTGATTGTCGTGTTGAATGGTAATTTTTCttctattttcatatttttttcatctatacggaatagctattccattccgcacctattccatgaaccaaacatggcctataTATATCCCACAACATTCACTAATCGAGtcatatgtatatatgtatatgtacgATGTATGTGTCTAATAATATAGATGTATAAATTATCTACTTGTATTAAACTTgacataaaatacaaaattgagATGGatatactaattttatttggAATGTTGAATTTAACATTCTTATTTTGATTTAGCATCGCAATGTATATCCGATGGTATATATAATCTTCTTCACCTATTGCTAGGGACTCATATTCATGTAAAATGAAACAACAATACCATATATAACCGTTGTTGAATAAGTAAACTAATTGTCACTATCATTCACTAATTAaatttaggcctaatcactcaaaagtcttccacctttaaactttttttcaattgcatcccGGCGTTgaaaaattctctcaaaaccctctcacctttaaatttcattccaattgcaccctggcgtaggaaaatcctctcaaaatccccccacctttagattgtttttcaattgtatcctaaattggaaatttttatagttttaattttaaaaagttattggatataattttaggaagaATGATATTTTGCATtgttaataatattagtgtttaattagaatatagattaatatagaagattattttaatttttttttcatgtgaaaagaggtcaatttaatactttagggtacaattgaataAGAATCTAAAGATGAGAGAGTTCTGAGagaattttcctacgtcaggatgtaattgaaaaaaatttaaagatgtgGGGCTTTTGAATGATTAAGCGTTAAATTTATTACACTATTTATTTAGTGCAACTATTGATTCaccaataaaataaaaggaacattaaaaatctaaaataaagtaaaaaatagttatttttcAGAAGAAAGATTATTGATGtttatattactaataaatgATGTGTTATTTTGAACAGGAATGTACATAGCCAACATTTTAATGGGACATCCTAAAAGAAGGAGTTGCTGATTTTGGTGAAGCAGAGTTACAATTTGATCACTTTTTTGGGTTTAGCTTTGAACCTAATATTTTCGGAAGATTGTTTGAAAGAataatttgttattattttaattttgatttcaattgtatttctataattatttggtacatttttaatataaaatattatatgaatAAATGATAACTACATATGTATGTTATAATgtgctttttatttttcaataatctgttttatgaattaaattccTTTAAAAAAGTTATTCATATCTCTATCTTGAAATTCAAGTCTTATTGGAATTGAACTCTGGATTAACTTCATATGCCTTATTAGagttgaattcttatattcttaattatttttcataaataaattaaattaaatattgcttataaattatataaataatcttAATAAATACACGTCAGCGATGGCTATGCGTTGCAACTGATAAATTATTAAGGCTATATAAATCTTGTTTCTTGAATTTAAGAAAGAAAcatatttttctaaattataGTTCATGTGCTTTTTTTATGAAGGTGTAAGTGGGCATAATTTGGTTctctttcataaaatttaagatCAACATTTtagacataaaataaaaaaaacaccaaataTGTAGAAGATTGGAAGGATTAAAATTGGAACAAGATAATTCTATTTGTACTAAAATGCAAATAGTACACACACTTTTACATCACACCATAATGCACACGTCACTAATTACCTACTTACTGTCACGATCCATCTTCATAgaccgtgaccggcgctagggtatgggtatggttgtaccgaaacccgtagctaatCTTGCGGATAACAATAATAGCAAATAAACCTGCACGAAACCACtgttcgggggcaaccgagactccaacataaatctaacaatttatataaacaattaaatagacAAATGCTCGGCTCAAACCCGAGACTGCAACAATATGTTTGGCCATGTGTCAttgcatgattggtcggtgtatcaatttgccaaaaaataaaagttggttacgaacattatcaaattttaaagtttttgttgttattgcaaattagggtaaaattcgtgtatgaatttgtaattaacccttaaaaatataaatcatttAGACTAAGTAAGAAGAATCAAGTAAGGGAAACTCAATGGAATTCATAACTGTCtcaatgttattttttttcgttATTTTTGcggaaaaaagaaagaaagaagttTCTAATATAATTATTCGTACATCAATTGATACTTGTATTAAATCAAAATGAACCCAT
This window contains:
- the LOC126653478 gene encoding S-protein homolog 29-like: MKSFKREYVVLLMFVLLVSSSDSLFGPDRVTVRIYTGAKSKVHLLNLHCRSGDNDFGNKALKPKEFFEFSFKPNVFGRTAFYCDFQFDNFHISKVDVYGGKRDLHCTACYWQFQEKGLCFNHKPSGGNFTDCRVEWNVHSQHFNGTS